Proteins encoded within one genomic window of Cyanobacteria bacterium QS_8_64_29:
- a CDS encoding ethylammeline chlorohydrolase has protein sequence MILLGRVVADASTLIPDGAVAVEGSAIAAVGDHAAILEQYPHHAQQHYDILMPGQVGAHLHSVQSLGRGLADDVDLLDWLFEAILPLEATLTAHQMEVAARLGYLELIESGTTTAIDHLSVAHADRAFKAASEMGIRGVLGKVLMDRRSPQGLLEATDEALAQSERLIQQYHGACGDRIRYAVTPRFALSCSEACLRRSRELADAYNGVRLHTHASENRREIAAVEGETGQRNIHWLDELGLTGEDVVLAHCVWTQPSEREVLARTGTHVVHCPSSNMKLASGTAPIADYLKRGINVALGNDGPPCNNTLDPFTEMRQAGLLGKVASLDPTVLSAQTLFEMATVNGARAAGFERLGKLKAGWQADIIGLRADITRATPLHDVLSHLVYGARASDVAFTMVNGEELMRDGRVLVADSAAIRAEAQAIAERLDLQPARQSARAVKP, from the coding sequence ATGATTCTGTTAGGCCGCGTTGTCGCCGACGCCTCCACCCTCATCCCTGACGGCGCTGTTGCCGTCGAGGGCTCGGCGATCGCGGCGGTGGGCGATCACGCAGCCATCCTGGAGCAATACCCTCACCACGCCCAACAGCACTACGACATCCTCATGCCCGGCCAGGTGGGGGCGCACCTCCACTCGGTGCAGAGCTTGGGCCGCGGGCTTGCCGACGACGTAGACCTGCTGGACTGGCTGTTTGAGGCCATCCTGCCGCTGGAGGCAACGCTAACGGCCCACCAGATGGAGGTTGCCGCCCGATTGGGCTACCTCGAGCTGATCGAGAGCGGCACGACCACCGCCATCGACCATCTCTCGGTTGCCCACGCTGATCGCGCCTTCAAAGCCGCCAGCGAGATGGGCATCCGCGGCGTCCTGGGCAAAGTGCTGATGGACCGGCGATCGCCCCAAGGCCTGCTGGAAGCAACGGACGAGGCTTTGGCCCAGTCGGAGCGGCTCATCCAGCAGTATCACGGTGCCTGCGGCGATCGCATCCGGTACGCGGTGACGCCGCGCTTTGCGCTCTCGTGTAGCGAAGCTTGCCTGCGCCGCTCGCGCGAGCTGGCCGATGCCTACAACGGCGTGCGCCTCCACACCCACGCCAGCGAGAACCGGCGCGAGATCGCGGCTGTTGAGGGCGAGACCGGCCAGCGCAACATCCACTGGCTCGACGAGCTCGGCCTAACGGGCGAGGATGTCGTGCTCGCCCACTGCGTCTGGACCCAGCCATCCGAGCGCGAGGTGCTGGCCCGGACGGGGACGCACGTGGTGCACTGCCCCTCGTCCAACATGAAGCTGGCCAGCGGTACTGCCCCCATAGCGGACTACCTCAAGCGGGGCATCAACGTCGCGCTAGGCAACGATGGCCCGCCCTGCAACAACACCTTGGACCCGTTCACCGAGATGCGGCAGGCCGGCCTGCTGGGCAAGGTAGCCTCGCTGGATCCCACCGTACTGTCCGCCCAGACGCTGTTTGAAATGGCCACTGTCAACGGCGCGCGGGCAGCCGGATTCGAGCGGCTCGGCAAGCTCAAGGCAGGTTGGCAGGCGGACATCATTGGCTTGCGAGCGGATATTACGCGCGCAACGCCGTTGCACGACGTGCTCTCGCACCTGGTGTACGGCGCCCGGGCCTCGGATGTGGCCTTCACCATGGTCAATGGCGAGGAGCTGATGCGCGACGGCCGAGTGCTGGTTGCCGATTCAGCTGCCATCCGGGCCGAAGCGCAGGCGATCGCGGAGCGTCTGGACCTGCAACCGGCCCGCCAAAGCGCCCGAGCCGTCAAGCCGTAG
- a CDS encoding DUF4926 domain-containing protein — translation MSDGNGVALLQVVALTDDLPEQRLRRGQVGTVVEALSGDRFLVEFSDNRGQTYALLPLAAHQLLPLRYQSDGESLARA, via the coding sequence ATGAGTGACGGCAACGGCGTTGCTTTGCTACAAGTTGTGGCCCTAACCGACGATTTGCCCGAACAGCGCTTGCGGCGCGGTCAAGTCGGCACAGTGGTGGAGGCATTGAGCGGCGACCGCTTCCTGGTCGAGTTCAGCGACAACCGCGGCCAAACGTACGCCCTGTTGCCGTTAGCAGCCCATCAACTCTTGCCCCTGCGCTACCAGAGTGACGGCGAGTCCCTTGCGCGGGCTTAA